One genomic region from Rosa rugosa chromosome 1, drRosRugo1.1, whole genome shotgun sequence encodes:
- the LOC133709758 gene encoding uncharacterized protein LOC133709758 isoform X3 has translation MSNLSDQLEEIKSLISSPTKSNKSLAYSTLSHLQQQSSDALIQTLALSSQSLLRRIVADIHDDDEEIAAQALKCLGFMIYHPAIVSEISVEDVKVVLESLVKLITTTKMKSVCNLGVWCISIQQLSEPLLAPHFHSLLRAVVHAIDNPIGSLSTTFEAIQAVIKLATLLSESMRELSHIWAPPIYRRLLSSDKRDRDMSERCLLKIRSTIIPPPIDLSKVLVRDLKTKLLTMMHDMLTNGMKVQTIQAWGWYIRLLGSHALKNRHLINDMLKIPEKTFSDHDSQVQIASQVAWEGLIDALIHPPMILPCATNAAKEDDGTQKKGTHKGNSGDIQNTGSLKSIRLIMTPLIGIMLSNCDVSVHMACLNTWCYLLHRLDTSLNDSSMINLVVDPIFEAAFQLDPDGKSFWARDLCINLLDDFISAKLKPQDYDPRNQVSQQLSAKTSMNAPIISGSCSWKQYPIKWLPWDLSLLDFHLRMIYSLIRQPSRQTVCHDNRVPADDAPLRLFRAVLKGVEQEFKRSSIDYDDIMLCLNAVLKFLRNMCEELSLDGSDRNGLHHISLQYMEAVSEVIEPTLMGSPIYKVALNIKYIENLQMIPDVGYEKSGVCSIGYMEMVSPMVYLSVLYFTVVVRSTLSTSKADYILQGMHQYFKFMLSSFGPLESLVITTELLYKHTGPGCLTMWIAIAECLKNYINDLNDLSLFKMDSESKGCYAMSHLMSYPLLVCSCAQKDIMSAMSGCPSETPSSPQMNAELEQVITLWKSLYGSICTSLSGCIIVGSFSEALVSVLDRCLDKYTSMLTCANELHLNIKDLDLHLISLYGDAFMCILKNSSSSESSSDGNTKHCYDYKITSGIKGCLTLAIRYMKLSQTKIGIDAPIGLPMFSSCRLCSALALFIRSLHLKQEIVSFFEVCSSKYNVMCSLCLISFSPNLKHFQLIVCYWIK, from the exons ATGTCGAATCTCTCAGACCAGCTCGAAGAAatcaaatccctaatttcttcaCCCACCAAATCAAACAAGTCACTCGCTTACTCGACTCTATCACACCTCCAACAACAGTCCTCCGATGCTCTGATTCAAACACTCGCGCTGAGCTCGCAGAGCCTTCTCCGTCGGATCGTCGCCGATATTCACGACGACGACGAAGAAAT TGCGGCGCAGGCATTGAAATGTTTGGGTTTTATGATATACCATCCGGCCATTGTTTCCGAAATTTCAG TGGAGGATGTGAAGGTGGTTTTGGAATCATTGGTTAAACTCATTACAACTACGAAAATGAAG TCGGTTTGTAATTTAGGAGTGTGGTGCATATCTATACAACAGCTGAGTGAACCACTTTTGGCTCCCCATTTCCATTCTCTTTTGCGCGCGGTAGTTCATGCCATTGACAATCCCATTGGTTCTCTGTCAACAACTTTTGAGGCTATTCAG GCTGTCATTAAGCTAGCTACTCTTTTAAGTGAGAGCATGAGAGAGTTGTCTCATATATGGGCACCTCCAATATATAGAAGACTGCTTAGCTCTGATAAGAGAGACAGGGATATGTCAGAAAGGTGTCTGTTGAAGATTAGATCCACAATCATACCCCCTCCAATAGATCTCTCCAAG GTACTTGTCAGAGATTTAAAGACAAAGTTGCTCACTATGATGCACGATATGCTAACCAATGGTATGAAGGTTCAAACTATTCAAGCATGGGGATGGTATATCCGCTTACTAGGGTCTCATGCCTTGAAGAACAGACATTTAATTAATGATATGCTGAAAATTCCCGAGAAAACATTTTCAGATCACGACTCACAAGTTCAGATTGCTTCCCAG GTTGCCTGGGAAGGTCTTATTGATGCTCTTATTCACCCTCCAATGATATTACCGTGTGCAACAAATGCTGCAAAAGAGGATGATGGTACGCAAAAAAAGGGAACACATAAAGGAAACAGTGGTGACATCCAAAACACTGGATCTTTGAAAAGCATAAGGCTGATCATGACACCACTGATAGGCATCATGTTGAGTAACTGTGATGTATCTGTCCACATGGCTTGCTTGAACACGTGGTGCTATCTATTACATAGACTTGATACCTCTCTGAATGATTCTTCAATGATCAACCTGGTAGTAGACCCTATCTTTGAAGCAGCTTTTCAACTTGATCCTGATGGTAAGAGCTTCTGGGCTAGGGATCTGTGCATTAATTTGCTTGATGATTTTATATCAGCAAAATTGAAACCTCAAGACTATGACCCACGTAACCAGGTAAGCCAGCAGTTATCAGCCAAAACCTCTATGAATGCTCCCATTATATCTGGCAGTTGCTCATGGAAGCAGTATCCTATTAAATGGTTGCCATGGGATTTAAGTCTGTTGGACTTTCATTTAAGGATGATCTACAGTCTCATCCGTCAACCATCAAGGCAAACTGTCTGCCATGATAACAGGGTTCCAGCTGATGATGCTCCCTTAAGGTTATTTAGAGCTGTTTTGAAAGGAGTTGAACAGGAGTTCAAGAGGTCGTCCATCGATTATGATGATATTATGTTGTGTTTGAATGCAGTATTGAAGTTCTTAAGAAATATGTGTGAAGAGCTAAGTCTGGATGGTAGTGACAGAAATGGCTTGCATCATATATCACTTCAGTATATGGAGGCTGTCAGTGAGGTGATAGAACCGACTCTAATGGGATCCCCTATTTACAAGGTGGCATTGAACATCAAGTATATTGAAAACCTGCAAATGATTCCTGACGTTGGATATGAAAAATCAGGTGTCTGCTCTATTGGTTATATGGAAATGGTTTCGCCAATGGTTTATTTAAGCGTACTTTATTTCACTGTGGTGGTTCGGTCAACTTTGAGTACGTCCAAAGCCGACTACATTCTGCAGGGAATGCACCAATATTTTAAATTTATGTTATCATCTTTTGGTCCCCTGGAAAGTCTCGTTATCACAACTGAATTATTGTACAAGCACACAGGGCCAGGCTGCTTAACGATGTGGATAGCAATAGCAGAATGTCTGAAAAACTACATAAATGATTTGAATGATCTTTCATTGTTCAAAATGGACTCTGAGAGTAAGGGTTGTTATGCCATGAGCCATCTAATGTCCTATCCACTGCTTGTATGCTCCTGCGCCCAGAAAGACATTATGTCAGCAATGAGTGGATGTCCCTCAGAAACCCCTTCTTCTCCACAGATGAATGCTGAGCTTGAACAAGTTATCACATTATGGAAGTCCCTCTATGGTTCTATCTGTACCTCACTGTCTGGGTGTATCATTGTTGGCAGTTTCTCTGAGGCTCTAGTTTCTGTATTGGACAGGTGCCTTGACAAGTATACTAGCATGCTTACATGTGCTAACGAGCTTCACTTAAACATCAAGGATTTGGATCTTCATCTTATTTCCTTATATGGTGATGCTTTTATGTGTATTCTGAAAAATTCCAGTTCTTCAGAATCAAGTTCAGATGGAAATACCAAGCATTGCTATGATTACAAGATCACTAGTGGCATTAAAGGCTGCTTGACTTTGGCCATTAG ATATATGAAGTTGTCGCAGACAAAGATAGGAATAGACGCACCAATTGGTCTTCCTATGTTCTCTAG TTGCAGGTTATGTTCTGCATTGGCACTCTTCATCAGGTCCCTTCACTTGAAGCAAGAAATTGTTTCCTTCTTTGAGGTTTGTTCTTCTAAGTATAATGTCATGTGCTCTTTGTGTCTCATTTCATTTTCTCCCAACTTGAAGCACTTTCAGCTAATCGTTTGTTACTGGATAAAGTGA
- the LOC133709758 gene encoding uncharacterized protein LOC133709758 isoform X5: MSNLSDQLEEIKSLISSPTKSNKSLAYSTLSHLQQQSSDALIQTLALSSQSLLRRIVADIHDDDEEIAAQALKCLGFMIYHPAIVSEISVEDVKVVLESLVKLITTTKMKSVCNLGVWCISIQQLSEPLLAPHFHSLLRAVVHAIDNPIGSLSTTFEAIQAVIKLATLLSESMRELSHIWAPPIYRRLLSSDKRDRDMSERCLLKIRSTIIPPPIDLSKVLVRDLKTKLLTMMHDMLTNGMKVQTIQAWGWYIRLLGSHALKNRHLINDMLKIPEKTFSDHDSQVQIASQVAWEGLIDALIHPPMILPCATNAAKEDDGTQKKGTHKGNSGDIQNTGSLKSIRLIMTPLIGIMLSNCDVSVHMACLNTWCYLLHRLDTSLNDSSMINLVVDPIFEAAFQLDPDGKSFWARDLCINLLDDFISAKLKPQDYDPRNQVSQQLSAKTSMNAPIISGSCSWKQYPIKWLPWDLSLLDFHLRMIYSLIRQPSRQTVCHDNRVPADDAPLRLFRAVLKGVEQEFKRSSIDYDDIMLCLNAVLKFLRNMCEELSLDGSDRNGLHHISLQYMEAVSEVIEPTLMGSPIYKVALNIKYIENLQMIPDVGYEKSGVCSIGYMEMVSPMVYLSVLYFTVVVRSTLSTSKADYILQGMHQYFKFMLSSFGPLESLVITTELLYKHTGPGCLTMWIAIAECLKNYINDLNDLSLFKMDSESKGCYAMSHLMSYPLLVCSCAQKDIMSAMSGCPSETPSSPQMNAELEQVITLWKSLYGSICTSLSGCIIVGSFSEALVSVLDRCLDKYTSMLTCANELHLNIKDLDLHLISLYGDAFMCILKNSSSSESSSDGNTKHCYDYKITSGIKGCLTLAIRYMKLSQTKIGIDAPIGLPMFSRLCSALALFIRSLHLKQEIVSFFE; the protein is encoded by the exons ATGTCGAATCTCTCAGACCAGCTCGAAGAAatcaaatccctaatttcttcaCCCACCAAATCAAACAAGTCACTCGCTTACTCGACTCTATCACACCTCCAACAACAGTCCTCCGATGCTCTGATTCAAACACTCGCGCTGAGCTCGCAGAGCCTTCTCCGTCGGATCGTCGCCGATATTCACGACGACGACGAAGAAAT TGCGGCGCAGGCATTGAAATGTTTGGGTTTTATGATATACCATCCGGCCATTGTTTCCGAAATTTCAG TGGAGGATGTGAAGGTGGTTTTGGAATCATTGGTTAAACTCATTACAACTACGAAAATGAAG TCGGTTTGTAATTTAGGAGTGTGGTGCATATCTATACAACAGCTGAGTGAACCACTTTTGGCTCCCCATTTCCATTCTCTTTTGCGCGCGGTAGTTCATGCCATTGACAATCCCATTGGTTCTCTGTCAACAACTTTTGAGGCTATTCAG GCTGTCATTAAGCTAGCTACTCTTTTAAGTGAGAGCATGAGAGAGTTGTCTCATATATGGGCACCTCCAATATATAGAAGACTGCTTAGCTCTGATAAGAGAGACAGGGATATGTCAGAAAGGTGTCTGTTGAAGATTAGATCCACAATCATACCCCCTCCAATAGATCTCTCCAAG GTACTTGTCAGAGATTTAAAGACAAAGTTGCTCACTATGATGCACGATATGCTAACCAATGGTATGAAGGTTCAAACTATTCAAGCATGGGGATGGTATATCCGCTTACTAGGGTCTCATGCCTTGAAGAACAGACATTTAATTAATGATATGCTGAAAATTCCCGAGAAAACATTTTCAGATCACGACTCACAAGTTCAGATTGCTTCCCAG GTTGCCTGGGAAGGTCTTATTGATGCTCTTATTCACCCTCCAATGATATTACCGTGTGCAACAAATGCTGCAAAAGAGGATGATGGTACGCAAAAAAAGGGAACACATAAAGGAAACAGTGGTGACATCCAAAACACTGGATCTTTGAAAAGCATAAGGCTGATCATGACACCACTGATAGGCATCATGTTGAGTAACTGTGATGTATCTGTCCACATGGCTTGCTTGAACACGTGGTGCTATCTATTACATAGACTTGATACCTCTCTGAATGATTCTTCAATGATCAACCTGGTAGTAGACCCTATCTTTGAAGCAGCTTTTCAACTTGATCCTGATGGTAAGAGCTTCTGGGCTAGGGATCTGTGCATTAATTTGCTTGATGATTTTATATCAGCAAAATTGAAACCTCAAGACTATGACCCACGTAACCAGGTAAGCCAGCAGTTATCAGCCAAAACCTCTATGAATGCTCCCATTATATCTGGCAGTTGCTCATGGAAGCAGTATCCTATTAAATGGTTGCCATGGGATTTAAGTCTGTTGGACTTTCATTTAAGGATGATCTACAGTCTCATCCGTCAACCATCAAGGCAAACTGTCTGCCATGATAACAGGGTTCCAGCTGATGATGCTCCCTTAAGGTTATTTAGAGCTGTTTTGAAAGGAGTTGAACAGGAGTTCAAGAGGTCGTCCATCGATTATGATGATATTATGTTGTGTTTGAATGCAGTATTGAAGTTCTTAAGAAATATGTGTGAAGAGCTAAGTCTGGATGGTAGTGACAGAAATGGCTTGCATCATATATCACTTCAGTATATGGAGGCTGTCAGTGAGGTGATAGAACCGACTCTAATGGGATCCCCTATTTACAAGGTGGCATTGAACATCAAGTATATTGAAAACCTGCAAATGATTCCTGACGTTGGATATGAAAAATCAGGTGTCTGCTCTATTGGTTATATGGAAATGGTTTCGCCAATGGTTTATTTAAGCGTACTTTATTTCACTGTGGTGGTTCGGTCAACTTTGAGTACGTCCAAAGCCGACTACATTCTGCAGGGAATGCACCAATATTTTAAATTTATGTTATCATCTTTTGGTCCCCTGGAAAGTCTCGTTATCACAACTGAATTATTGTACAAGCACACAGGGCCAGGCTGCTTAACGATGTGGATAGCAATAGCAGAATGTCTGAAAAACTACATAAATGATTTGAATGATCTTTCATTGTTCAAAATGGACTCTGAGAGTAAGGGTTGTTATGCCATGAGCCATCTAATGTCCTATCCACTGCTTGTATGCTCCTGCGCCCAGAAAGACATTATGTCAGCAATGAGTGGATGTCCCTCAGAAACCCCTTCTTCTCCACAGATGAATGCTGAGCTTGAACAAGTTATCACATTATGGAAGTCCCTCTATGGTTCTATCTGTACCTCACTGTCTGGGTGTATCATTGTTGGCAGTTTCTCTGAGGCTCTAGTTTCTGTATTGGACAGGTGCCTTGACAAGTATACTAGCATGCTTACATGTGCTAACGAGCTTCACTTAAACATCAAGGATTTGGATCTTCATCTTATTTCCTTATATGGTGATGCTTTTATGTGTATTCTGAAAAATTCCAGTTCTTCAGAATCAAGTTCAGATGGAAATACCAAGCATTGCTATGATTACAAGATCACTAGTGGCATTAAAGGCTGCTTGACTTTGGCCATTAG ATATATGAAGTTGTCGCAGACAAAGATAGGAATAGACGCACCAATTGGTCTTCCTATGTTCTCTAG GTTATGTTCTGCATTGGCACTCTTCATCAGGTCCCTTCACTTGAAGCAAGAAATTGTTTCCTTCTTTGAG TGA